GTGGTTCAGAAAATCAGGATATAAACAGCAGGATTCGATCACCAAAATCGGTAACTAGTGCGTAGTAGTGAAGAGCAGCGAATCAGAGCAGGCCTGCAGTCGTCGGTCGAATGTTCTGGACTGTACGCATCTACGCTCGAGGAACGGATGATCGACTGGCAAACGCGTGGCGCGGTTCCGACCGTCAGTCGACTTCGTGCACGTCGATATGGCTCACTTGGCCTGTACGCACCGTGTTGATCGGGAAACCGAGTACGATACCTGCAAGATCAACACGTCGGAGAACGTCGCGGAAGTCAGGGCGAGCGAGCACCGCGAGACGGGAGCTAACGGTCTCTCACGAGGCGAGTGCGATGAACAGGAGCGGAGCGTAGGAAGGGCAGCGGCTTATTCTGACCTCAGTCTCAAGCACGACGGATTGCCGTCTCGCGAACGAGTCGGAACGGTCGCCGTTCCGACGGCAGGAGAGACCCAGTTTTCCCGTTCTCTTTCAGCGCTTGTTCCCGTTCACGACTTCCACTCGCCGTAGTTCGTCTCGTCGACCTCGCCTTTGGCCTGGCGCTCGCGCGGCCAGGCCGCGACGCCGACGGCGAGTCCGTAGCCGACGATCAAAGACCCCATCACGGCCAGTCCCGGGATCCCGGGCAGCGACGCGGCTTCCAGCCACGTCTGGTCGGGATAGTAGGCCGCGATCCGAAAGAACCAGCTGCCCAGCATGACGGTCAGCAGCGGGAGGTAGACCCGACGGAGCCGCCGGCCGACCGCTTCGCGATACGGCAACTTGATCGCCGGATTGCGGTAGTCCTCGCTCAGCTCCGCGCGCCAGCGCGGCCGTTCGACGCCGGCGGACGGGTCGAGCGCGTTCGCGAACAGGTTCTCCTGCAGGAGTCGCGCACGCGAGCGCCACACGTCGTAACTCTGGTACCGGCGCGCCTCGATCCCGAGGAACACGGCTATGACGAGCATTCCGACCAGCAAGATGGCGTGGGAGGTCCCGTCGCTCGAGAACGCGTAGACGAGGATCGCGGCCATGACGGTGACCGCCCAGTCGGTCGTCCGGTCGAGCCGGTCGCGCCAGGTCGTGACCCGCTCGATCTCGCCGCGATAGAGGTGCGCCGCCACCGATCCGAGCCCGGTGCTCTGATCGACCATCTCCCGGCCGATCTCCCGCTGTTCGGGGGCTTCCGGGTCGAAATCGGTCTCTCCCCGAGTCATTACGAACGATACCGTCGGGAGCGGGATAACGAGTGCTCCAACGCTAGCAGGTACGCAGTCCGATTCCGCGACCGCGCCTCCGTGCTTGCGACTGACTCCCCGGCTACTACGTGTTCGAACGTGGGAGGGCCCGCTATGACCCTCTCGCTGGCTCGCCGGGCCGACCGTTTCCCGGATCGGACCGCGGTCGTCGATATCTCCGAGGAGCGGCTGTACGCGCCCGCGGAGACGATTCACGACGACCGCGTCACGTACGGGGAGCTGTCGACGATCGCGACGCGGACGGCCGAACGGCTCGCGACGCTCGATATCGGCCCCGGCGACACGGTCTGTCTCGTCTCGCGAAACCGGGTCGCTTCGCTGGCGCTGTTTTTCGCGTGTCGGCGACTGGGCGCAACGTTCGCGCCGATCTCGCACCTGTTGACGCCGGCCTCCGTCGAGCGTCCGTTCGACGTCCTCGAGCCCGACCTGGTCGTTTCCGAGGCGGCCCAGCGCGATCTCGTGCGGTCGATCCCCTTCGATCGGTCGGTGACGCTCGACGAATTGACCGAGGCCGACCGCGAATCGGTGGACTTCGACGACCGACGGAGCGAGGGCGGAGCGGGGGAGAATCCGCTGCTGGTCCTCCACGGTGAGACGGGTCGG
This window of the Natrinema salifodinae genome carries:
- a CDS encoding DUF2270 domain-containing protein, translating into MTRGETDFDPEAPEQREIGREMVDQSTGLGSVAAHLYRGEIERVTTWRDRLDRTTDWAVTVMAAILVYAFSSDGTSHAILLVGMLVIAVFLGIEARRYQSYDVWRSRARLLQENLFANALDPSAGVERPRWRAELSEDYRNPAIKLPYREAVGRRLRRVYLPLLTVMLGSWFFRIAAYYPDQTWLEAASLPGIPGLAVMGSLIVGYGLAVGVAAWPRERQAKGEVDETNYGEWKS